The Geotalea uraniireducens Rf4 genome window below encodes:
- the dapB gene encoding 4-hydroxy-tetrahydrodipicolinate reductase, giving the protein MVKIAVCGAAGRMGGRIIAAISETEGAVVSGALERLGHPMVGQDAGFNAGLGAIGVTISDDLTAVVQGCDVLIDFTTPKVSLKNLEVCGLNKKSIVIGSTGFTPEERALAAELAKDIPVVLAPNMSVGVNVCFKVLADVAKILGDDFDVEIVEAHHKMKKDSPSGTAVRMGEVVAEALGRDYNKVANFHREGICGERTKDEIGMQTIRGGDIVGEHTVYFIGMGERIEITHRAHTRDMFSRGSVRAAKWVVSQKPGLYDMQDVLGLR; this is encoded by the coding sequence ATGGTTAAGATAGCGGTTTGCGGCGCAGCCGGCCGTATGGGGGGCCGGATCATCGCGGCCATCAGCGAAACAGAAGGTGCGGTAGTCTCCGGCGCGCTGGAACGGCTCGGCCATCCCATGGTCGGCCAGGATGCGGGCTTCAACGCCGGTCTCGGCGCCATCGGCGTCACGATCAGCGACGACCTGACCGCGGTGGTGCAAGGGTGCGATGTGCTCATCGACTTCACTACCCCCAAGGTTTCCCTGAAGAACCTGGAGGTCTGCGGCCTCAACAAGAAATCGATCGTCATCGGCTCTACCGGCTTCACCCCGGAAGAGCGGGCCTTGGCGGCCGAGTTGGCCAAGGATATCCCCGTGGTGCTCGCACCCAACATGTCGGTCGGGGTCAACGTCTGCTTCAAGGTGTTGGCCGATGTGGCGAAGATTTTGGGCGACGACTTCGACGTGGAGATCGTCGAGGCGCACCACAAGATGAAAAAGGACTCCCCCTCCGGCACCGCGGTGCGCATGGGCGAGGTGGTGGCCGAGGCCCTCGGGCGCGACTACAACAAGGTGGCCAACTTCCACCGCGAAGGGATCTGCGGCGAGCGGACTAAGGACGAGATCGGCATGCAGACCATCCGCGGCGGCGACATCGTCGGCGAGCACACCGTCTACTTCATCGGCATGGGGGAGCGGATCGAGATCACCCACCGCGCCCACACCCGCGATATGTTCTCCAGGGGGAGCGTGCGCGCTGCCAAATGGGTGGTTTCGCAGAAGCCTGGACTATATGACATGCAGGATGTGCTGGGGCTCAGGTAA
- a CDS encoding nucleotidyltransferase domain-containing protein, whose protein sequence is MLSFQDIEQLRDRIAQALHPEKIFLFGSYAEARATEDSDVDLVVVMESDLAPHQRNVALKRLFPRRSFSLDAFVYTPQEFTKYKDIPGTIVYNATHHGKLLYG, encoded by the coding sequence ATGCTTTCCTTTCAGGACATAGAACAGCTCAGGGACAGGATAGCTCAGGCGCTTCATCCTGAAAAAATATTCCTCTTTGGTTCCTATGCAGAAGCGAGGGCTACTGAAGACAGTGATGTTGACCTGGTCGTGGTCATGGAGTCGGACTTGGCCCCCCACCAACGAAACGTTGCGCTGAAACGGCTGTTTCCCCGGCGGTCATTCTCTCTGGATGCATTTGTCTATACCCCGCAGGAATTCACGAAGTATAAGGACATTCCGGGCACCATCGTCTATAACGCCACCCACCACGGAAAGCTGCTCTATGGATGA
- a CDS encoding HEPN domain-containing protein, with amino-acid sequence MDEATTDFVRQWFRKAEHDLQNIRNNLAAESVPTDTVCFHAQQAIEKLLKGLLVANGRNVSKTHDLVKLLTDVADIIPELLPFEEQLEDISEYGVGVRYPDDFYEPTLDEAHRAFELALKIEAIVLDKIQP; translated from the coding sequence ATGGATGAAGCGACAACCGATTTTGTCCGGCAGTGGTTCCGCAAGGCGGAACATGATCTGCAAAACATCCGCAACAATCTCGCCGCTGAGTCGGTGCCTACCGATACGGTTTGCTTCCATGCCCAGCAGGCGATTGAAAAACTTCTCAAAGGTCTGTTGGTTGCGAATGGGAGAAACGTCTCCAAGACCCACGATCTCGTGAAGTTGTTGACGGATGTGGCCGATATTATCCCCGAATTGCTGCCGTTTGAGGAGCAGCTTGAAGATATTTCCGAATATGGAGTGGGTGTCCGTTACCCGGATGACTTTTATGAACCCACACTGGATGAAGCACACCGTGCTTTTGAATTGGCATTGAAAATTGAGGCAATAGTCCTGGATAAGATTCAACCTTGA
- a CDS encoding LL-diaminopimelate aminotransferase produces MALINDNYLKLKAGYLFPEIGRRVRAFAEANPSAKVIRLGIGDVTRPLAPAVLKAFHAAVDDLGTTDNFAGYGPEQGYDWLINAIIEKSYKPLGVSLKTDEMFISDGSKCDCANILDIFALDNVVAIGDPVYPVYNDTNVMIGRTGEADDKGYYKGIVYMPCNEENHFIPSLPTEKVDIIYLCFPNNPTGTVASRAELKKWVDYANANDAVIFFDAAYEAFITDPEIPHSIYEIEGAKKCAIEFRSFSKTAGFTGVRCGLVVVPEEVMGTTSTGERYSFNKLWLRRTTTKFNGASYPVQRAAEAVYSDEGWKQTKEIIDYYMENARIIREGMKEAGLTVYGGVNAPYIWLKTPAGMTSWDFFDKLLTECNVVGTPGSGFGPSGEGYFRLSAFGHRENVIEAVERIKKNLK; encoded by the coding sequence ATGGCACTGATTAACGACAACTACCTGAAACTGAAGGCGGGCTACCTCTTCCCGGAGATCGGCCGCCGCGTGCGCGCCTTTGCAGAGGCGAACCCCTCTGCCAAGGTGATCCGCCTGGGGATCGGCGACGTGACGAGACCGCTTGCCCCAGCCGTCCTCAAGGCGTTCCACGCCGCTGTCGACGATCTCGGCACTACTGACAACTTTGCCGGCTACGGCCCGGAGCAGGGGTACGACTGGCTGATCAACGCCATCATCGAGAAGTCCTACAAGCCGCTCGGCGTTTCCCTGAAGACGGACGAGATGTTCATCTCCGACGGCTCCAAGTGCGACTGCGCCAACATCCTCGACATCTTCGCCCTCGACAACGTGGTGGCCATCGGCGACCCGGTCTACCCGGTCTACAACGACACCAACGTCATGATCGGCCGCACCGGCGAGGCGGACGACAAGGGGTATTACAAAGGCATCGTCTACATGCCGTGCAACGAGGAGAACCACTTCATCCCCTCTCTCCCCACGGAGAAGGTGGACATCATCTACCTCTGCTTCCCCAACAACCCGACCGGCACCGTCGCCTCCAGGGCCGAGCTGAAGAAGTGGGTCGACTACGCCAACGCCAACGACGCGGTCATCTTTTTCGACGCAGCCTACGAGGCGTTCATCACCGATCCCGAAATCCCCCACTCCATCTACGAGATCGAAGGTGCCAAGAAGTGCGCCATCGAGTTCCGCTCCTTCTCCAAGACCGCCGGCTTTACGGGCGTGCGCTGCGGCCTCGTGGTCGTTCCGGAAGAGGTGATGGGGACGACATCAACAGGCGAGCGGTACAGCTTCAACAAGCTCTGGCTGCGCCGCACCACCACCAAGTTCAACGGCGCCTCCTACCCGGTACAGCGGGCCGCAGAAGCAGTCTACTCCGACGAGGGGTGGAAGCAGACGAAAGAGATCATCGACTATTACATGGAGAACGCCCGGATCATCCGCGAAGGGATGAAGGAAGCCGGTCTGACTGTCTATGGCGGCGTCAATGCCCCCTACATCTGGCTGAAGACCCCGGCCGGCATGACCAGCTGGGATTTCTTCGACAAGCTCCTCACCGAGTGCAACGTGGTCGGTACCCCTGGCTCCGGCTTCGGTCCCAGCGGGGAAGGGTACTTTAGATTGTCGGCCTTCGGCCATCGAGAGAATGTGATTGAGGCGGTGGAGAGGATCAAGAAGAATTTGAAGTAG
- a CDS encoding DUF4160 domain-containing protein, translating to MPEISRFYGIIVAMYYDEHNPPHFHARYGSHEVIIRIKDLARIAGSFPPRALGMLLEWTALHQEEIMDNWTRARNDQELKSVSPLD from the coding sequence ATGCCGGAAATTTCCAGATTTTATGGGATTATCGTGGCAATGTACTACGATGAGCATAATCCACCGCATTTTCATGCCCGATATGGCAGCCACGAGGTTATTATCCGTATTAAGGATTTAGCCCGGATTGCCGGAAGTTTTCCTCCTCGTGCGCTCGGCATGTTGCTGGAATGGACGGCGCTTCATCAAGAGGAAATCATGGACAATTGGACGAGAGCCAGGAATGACCAGGAGCTGAAGTCTGTTTCACCGCTCGACTAG
- a CDS encoding DUF2442 domain-containing protein, protein MYYDIRDFKHLEGYQVELKFDDSRTGIVDFGRYVNRGGVFSRFADMEYFRQAAIESGVLCWPGGVDIAPETLYHEATGEPLPMWMHDEGQGEAA, encoded by the coding sequence ATGTATTATGACATCAGAGATTTCAAGCATCTTGAGGGGTATCAAGTTGAGCTCAAGTTTGACGATTCTCGTACGGGCATCGTCGACTTTGGCCGGTACGTAAATCGAGGCGGAGTATTCAGCAGGTTTGCCGATATGGAGTATTTTCGGCAGGCGGCCATCGAATCAGGTGTTCTATGTTGGCCTGGAGGGGTGGATATAGCCCCGGAAACACTCTATCATGAGGCAACTGGAGAACCTTTACCCATGTGGATGCATGATGAGGGACAAGGGGAAGCAGCTTGA
- a CDS encoding nucleotidyltransferase family protein, translated as MVRDRNDILTFLQTHKDEMAQRFGVVSVGLFGSYARGEAREDSDIDIAIELKPEKKSLSNFFGIRRYLEQQLGKTVDLGIESTLKPLARKMVAKEIIHV; from the coding sequence ATGGTCAGAGACAGAAATGATATTCTTACATTCTTGCAAACACACAAGGATGAAATGGCGCAGCGTTTCGGTGTGGTGAGCGTCGGTCTCTTCGGCAGTTATGCACGAGGAGAGGCTCGTGAAGATTCTGACATTGACATTGCCATAGAACTAAAGCCCGAAAAGAAATCCTTGAGTAACTTCTTCGGTATTAGGCGTTATCTTGAGCAGCAGCTGGGCAAGACGGTCGATCTGGGGATAGAGAGCACCTTAAAGCCGTTGGCGCGGAAAATGGTTGCCAAGGAAATCATCCATGTCTGA
- a CDS encoding HepT-like ribonuclease domain-containing protein: MSERPQLLYCQDILESGAAIQSYVQGMTCDAFAQDRMRYSAVIREFEIIGEAVGKLQKSQKL; the protein is encoded by the coding sequence ATGTCTGAGCGTCCACAGCTTCTCTATTGTCAGGACATTCTTGAATCCGGCGCGGCCATCCAGTCGTATGTTCAGGGCATGACCTGTGATGCCTTTGCTCAGGACCGCATGCGTTACTCGGCGGTGATCCGGGAGTTCGAAATTATCGGCGAGGCAGTAGGCAAGCTGCAAAAATCACAAAAACTATAA
- a CDS encoding nucleoside 2-deoxyribosyltransferase, with amino-acid sequence MKIYCAGPLFNPKEKEEMQEIADILEMNDFKVFLPHRDGLEFSNLMTTFSEMGISNEKAIQVLNKAIFTLDVFQVLDSDGLILNMNGRVPDEGAMVEAGIAWNAGKAMVIYKNDARTLLNGNDNPLLLGLSNFETVSKISEIPSKFNSLLADEPTHGKIDNTRIKNLYKKGEEVYKVATSNKDESVICRDLMVILEVCCV; translated from the coding sequence ATGAAAATATATTGCGCTGGGCCACTATTTAATCCAAAAGAAAAAGAAGAAATGCAAGAGATAGCGGATATTCTTGAAATGAATGACTTCAAGGTATTTCTCCCCCACAGAGATGGTTTGGAATTTAGTAATCTTATGACTACATTTTCAGAAATGGGAATCTCAAATGAAAAAGCTATTCAAGTGCTAAACAAGGCTATATTTACTCTTGACGTATTTCAGGTCCTTGATAGTGATGGCCTAATTTTGAACATGAATGGACGCGTTCCTGACGAGGGCGCAATGGTTGAAGCTGGTATCGCTTGGAATGCTGGTAAAGCAATGGTTATATATAAGAACGACGCAAGAACATTGTTAAACGGGAATGATAATCCACTTCTCCTCGGGCTAAGTAATTTTGAAACAGTCAGTAAAATATCAGAAATACCAAGTAAGTTTAATTCATTATTGGCAGATGAACCCACACATGGCAAAATAGATAACACCAGAATAAAGAATTTGTATAAAAAGGGTGAAGAAGTTTATAAAGTTGCAACATCTAATAAAGATGAAAGCGTAATTTGCCGTGATCTTATGGTTATTTTGGAGGTATGTTGTGTGTAA
- a CDS encoding deoxyguanosinetriphosphate triphosphohydrolase family protein: MPNNDHICTRMEHVLHVSSASRTVARHLRLNEDLVEAIGLGHDLGHAPFGHHGEHVLNDISKQAGLNQSFQHEMHGLRVIDKLAELDREPSAGLNLTYEVRDGIVSHCGEDFKSNTLKPFEGDKNLSKIVDKKTCGMPLTYEGCIVRIVDRIAYAGRDVEDAIVAGLIDDKAIPKDIVKALGRNNGEIIGTLLVDLIEYSKKNEGEIGLSKEKHEPLQALIHWNYENIYTCARTDKYKKQATLALQELFFRLVSDLERTDRLTAGVKELPEATIYDVLATFIEKVGYTPEDKNELIVLDFISGMTDNYVLKCLDEVFVPKCIT; encoded by the coding sequence ATGCCGAATAATGATCATATTTGCACCAGAATGGAGCATGTTCTTCATGTCTCTTCAGCTTCACGTACTGTCGCACGACATCTCAGGCTTAATGAAGACCTTGTAGAGGCAATAGGCTTAGGCCATGATTTGGGACATGCTCCATTTGGGCATCATGGTGAACATGTTCTAAACGACATTTCCAAACAGGCAGGACTGAATCAGTCTTTTCAACATGAAATGCACGGGCTCAGGGTTATTGATAAGTTAGCAGAATTGGATCGTGAGCCGTCTGCCGGTTTAAATTTAACGTATGAGGTTCGTGATGGAATTGTCTCTCATTGCGGGGAAGATTTCAAATCAAATACATTGAAACCTTTTGAAGGAGACAAAAATTTAAGTAAAATTGTAGACAAAAAAACTTGCGGCATGCCGTTAACATATGAAGGATGCATAGTTAGGATTGTTGACAGGATTGCTTATGCAGGCCGAGATGTAGAAGACGCGATTGTAGCTGGTCTCATTGACGATAAAGCAATACCAAAAGATATTGTCAAAGCGTTGGGACGTAATAACGGTGAAATAATAGGAACCTTACTTGTAGACTTGATTGAGTACAGTAAGAAAAACGAAGGAGAAATTGGTTTAAGCAAAGAAAAGCACGAACCTTTACAGGCTTTGATTCATTGGAATTACGAGAACATATATACATGTGCGAGGACTGATAAATATAAAAAGCAGGCTACACTCGCTCTGCAAGAGTTATTTTTCAGGTTGGTTTCAGATTTAGAAAGGACTGATCGCCTTACAGCAGGAGTTAAAGAACTTCCTGAAGCAACTATATATGATGTTTTGGCTACGTTCATTGAAAAAGTTGGTTATACTCCGGAGGATAAAAATGAGCTGATTGTTTTAGATTTTATTTCAGGCATGACAGATAACTATGTTCTGAAATGTCTTGACGAGGTCTTTGTTCCAAAATGCATAACTTAA
- a CDS encoding IS256 family transposase, whose amino-acid sequence MTINTDVIDDLLKHYKTPEEILGENGLLKQLTKAVLQRALQAEMTLHLGHEKHASVSAKGGNARNGSSAKTIKGDFGTMPIEVPRDRDSSFEPVIIPKGQTRFAEFDDKIISLYSRGLTTREIQGHLEEIYGVEVSPALISIVTEAVAEEVKTWQNRPLDALYPIVYMDAIRVKARGNGHVVNKAVYLAIGINTDGAKEVLGMWVSENEGAKFWLQVVTELKNRGVQDIFIACVDGLKGFPEAIETVFPNTQVQLCIVHMVRNSLKFVSWKQRKEVAADLKVIYQSATAEQAEMELTAFEAKWDKTHPTIGQSWRRNWEQITPFFAYPADIRKVIYTTNAIESLNMSLRKVTKNRGSFPNDEAMLKLLYLALKNIAKKWTLPIRDWKAAMNRFSILFEDRMPSY is encoded by the coding sequence ATGACTATTAACACCGACGTAATCGACGACCTGCTCAAACATTACAAGACCCCCGAAGAGATTCTAGGGGAAAACGGGCTGCTGAAGCAATTGACCAAGGCTGTTCTTCAGCGGGCGCTCCAGGCTGAAATGACACTGCATCTCGGCCACGAGAAGCATGCTTCCGTTTCCGCCAAGGGTGGCAATGCACGCAATGGCTCGTCGGCAAAGACCATCAAAGGCGATTTCGGCACCATGCCGATTGAGGTCCCTCGTGACCGGGATAGCAGCTTTGAACCAGTCATCATTCCCAAGGGCCAAACCCGGTTCGCCGAGTTCGATGATAAGATTATCTCTCTGTACTCCCGCGGGCTTACCACTCGTGAGATCCAGGGTCACTTGGAGGAAATCTACGGAGTTGAGGTATCCCCCGCCCTGATTTCAATAGTGACTGAAGCAGTAGCTGAAGAGGTCAAAACCTGGCAGAACCGCCCGTTGGATGCGCTTTATCCCATCGTCTACATGGATGCCATCAGGGTCAAAGCCAGAGGCAATGGCCATGTTGTGAACAAGGCTGTCTATCTGGCCATCGGCATCAACACAGACGGCGCCAAAGAAGTTCTGGGAATGTGGGTTTCCGAGAACGAAGGTGCCAAGTTCTGGCTTCAGGTTGTTACCGAACTAAAGAACCGTGGTGTCCAGGACATCTTCATTGCCTGCGTTGACGGCCTAAAGGGGTTCCCTGAGGCCATAGAGACCGTTTTCCCGAACACTCAGGTCCAGCTTTGCATCGTCCACATGGTACGCAACTCTTTGAAATTCGTCTCGTGGAAGCAGCGTAAAGAGGTCGCTGCTGATCTGAAGGTAATCTACCAGTCGGCGACAGCAGAGCAGGCCGAAATGGAACTGACGGCATTTGAGGCGAAGTGGGATAAAACGCACCCGACTATCGGCCAGTCATGGCGCCGGAACTGGGAGCAAATCACGCCTTTTTTCGCTTATCCTGCTGATATCAGAAAGGTTATCTATACCACCAACGCCATTGAATCCCTGAATATGTCGCTCAGAAAGGTGACCAAAAACCGGGGTTCGTTTCCCAATGACGAGGCAATGCTCAAGCTACTTTATCTGGCGCTGAAAAACATCGCGAAGAAATGGACCCTGCCGATCAGGGACTGGAAGGCTGCGATGAATCGCTTTTCCATCCTTTTTGAAGACAGAATGCCAAGCTATTAA
- a CDS encoding IS4-like element ISGur4 family transposase, whose translation MRPFKRLKQRRKSRAFKLLLTPIFERFKSDNELESRGYRPLQMTFDDQLKALIFYHLEEFSSGSELLQALDQDDFAKECVAPPKGIKKSSFFEAINNRGLEQLSEVFGHLVKQAGRVLPDEYAHLGNLVSIDGSLIDAVLSMEWADYRSGSKKAKAHIGFDINRGIPRKIFLTDGKEGERPFVDKIIDKGETGVMDRGYQSHNHFDQWQAAEKFFVCRIRENTHKTVIRENAVNPDSIVFYDQIVLLGTKGINQTEKELRLVGYRIDGKDYWVATNRYDLTAEEVAQVYKLRWNIETFFGWWKRHLKVYHLIARSEYGLMVQILGGLITYLLLAIYCREQHQEPVSISRVRELRNQIANEAAAEQQSRRTRIQGNSNKIRQLKRKKRRAKT comes from the coding sequence ATGCGACCGTTCAAACGACTGAAACAAAGACGAAAATCACGCGCTTTCAAATTGCTTCTTACCCCGATTTTTGAGAGATTCAAGTCAGATAATGAACTTGAATCCAGGGGGTATCGCCCGTTGCAAATGACTTTCGATGATCAGCTAAAAGCCCTGATCTTTTATCACTTGGAAGAGTTCTCTTCCGGGAGCGAACTTCTCCAGGCGCTGGATCAGGATGACTTCGCCAAGGAATGTGTTGCTCCCCCCAAGGGAATCAAAAAGAGCTCTTTCTTTGAGGCAATCAACAACCGTGGTCTTGAACAGCTTTCCGAGGTATTCGGGCATCTTGTCAAGCAAGCAGGCAGAGTGCTTCCCGATGAATATGCTCACCTTGGCAATCTGGTATCCATAGACGGTTCTTTGATAGATGCTGTTCTATCTATGGAATGGGCAGATTACCGAAGCGGCTCTAAGAAGGCCAAGGCCCATATCGGCTTCGATATCAACCGTGGTATTCCAAGGAAGATATTCCTGACCGACGGTAAAGAGGGTGAGCGCCCCTTTGTTGATAAGATCATCGACAAAGGCGAAACCGGTGTCATGGATCGTGGGTATCAGTCTCATAATCACTTTGACCAGTGGCAGGCCGCCGAGAAGTTTTTTGTCTGCCGTATCAGGGAGAATACACACAAAACCGTCATCAGAGAGAATGCCGTAAATCCTGACAGTATTGTCTTCTATGACCAGATAGTACTTCTCGGCACCAAAGGTATAAACCAGACTGAGAAAGAGCTGCGCCTTGTTGGTTACCGTATTGACGGCAAGGACTACTGGGTAGCAACCAACAGATACGACCTGACGGCTGAAGAAGTGGCCCAGGTTTATAAACTGCGCTGGAACATAGAGACCTTCTTCGGTTGGTGGAAACGCCACCTAAAGGTGTATCACCTGATTGCCAGAAGCGAATATGGTCTCATGGTTCAAATACTTGGTGGTCTCATCACCTATCTGCTGCTAGCCATCTATTGCCGTGAGCAGCACCAGGAGCCAGTCAGCATTAGCAGGGTACGAGAATTACGCAATCAGATTGCAAATGAAGCAGCAGCCGAACAGCAGAGCCGTCGCACAAGAATACAAGGTAACTCAAACAAAATTAGACAGTTGAAACGTAAGAAACGTCGTGCAAAAACCTAA
- a CDS encoding YkgJ family cysteine cluster protein, with protein MSCIVPIAGTAADREAAVAREVEKLKRRVIWSERAGGDRWRQISFLYRAADRFGSRIIDHSFCGGEIGATGCSTGSCCRCRPDVFAYERQVLDLLPKRLDASGYCPFFNLARKNCGIYGVRPFACRIYFNLGSSDHYCQNPNDTTLQLFDNLKPHLERILGACLGGYGS; from the coding sequence ATGTCATGTATCGTACCCATTGCCGGAACGGCTGCTGACCGTGAGGCGGCAGTTGCGCGAGAGGTTGAGAAATTAAAGCGGCGAGTCATCTGGAGTGAGCGGGCCGGCGGCGATCGCTGGCGGCAGATCTCCTTCCTCTACCGGGCGGCGGACAGGTTCGGCAGCCGGATTATTGACCATTCCTTCTGTGGTGGAGAAATAGGAGCGACAGGCTGTTCGACCGGCTCCTGCTGCCGTTGCAGGCCCGATGTGTTTGCCTATGAACGGCAGGTGCTGGATCTGCTGCCGAAAAGGCTCGACGCTTCCGGATACTGCCCCTTTTTCAATCTTGCCAGAAAAAACTGCGGCATCTATGGCGTCAGGCCGTTTGCCTGCCGAATCTACTTCAACCTCGGCTCTTCAGATCATTACTGCCAAAACCCGAATGACACGACCCTGCAGTTGTTTGATAATCTCAAGCCCCATCTGGAGAGGATCCTGGGGGCTTGCCTGGGGGGATATGGCAGCTGA
- a CDS encoding HAD family hydrolase, translated as MFDGIFWDNDGVLMETEHLYYQANAEALARAGVELTLEEFCRISLRQGESVLSLARNSVETIRIS; from the coding sequence ATGTTTGACGGGATTTTCTGGGACAACGACGGGGTGCTGATGGAGACCGAGCACCTCTACTATCAGGCCAATGCCGAGGCGCTGGCTCGGGCGGGGGTGGAGCTTACCCTCGAAGAGTTCTGCCGGATCTCCCTGCGCCAGGGGGAGAGCGTGCTCAGCCTCGCTAGGAATTCCGTGGAGACCATACGTATTTCATAA
- a CDS encoding DUF3862 domain-containing protein, with protein sequence MLVRIRLTLVLFSLAMLLGCSKLTMENYSKIKTGIGYTEVVKILGKPDNCSEALFVRNCVWGNEQKNITVSFVGDKAILFSSKNIK encoded by the coding sequence ATGCTGGTGCGTATTCGGTTGACACTTGTACTGTTTTCGCTGGCCATGCTCCTTGGTTGCAGCAAGCTGACAATGGAGAACTACTCCAAAATCAAGACAGGGATCGGGTACACCGAGGTGGTCAAGATCCTCGGCAAGCCCGACAACTGCTCGGAGGCTCTGTTTGTAAGGAACTGCGTCTGGGGGAACGAGCAGAAGAACATCACGGTGAGTTTCGTGGGGGACAAGGCGATTCTCTTCAGCAGCAAGAATATCAAGTAG
- a CDS encoding MFS transporter — MLPMTSLRRNIPLLYAFSFLQMTLFPMAVITLFWKDHIGLSLSQILLLQSIFAVAMVVMEYPSGYISDRVGYRTALTFASILGILGWGVYTVASSFWDVLIAEILLGISTSFISGTDSALLYESLKGTEEEPAYARFEGRSTGFGQTGEAAGALFAGVLYAKYPILPFLLQVGVWILALLLTRGLTEPQREQRHHGGHLKEALASARYVFIENRRLRVTILLSIVLGLSSFYPVWLIQPYMRDAGVPIASFGPIWAGANLTVAIFAVLSHRVRERLKEPGMILLLVVLVWGGYLGLGWTAGVWGFLFYYLLTAMRGMRGPFLLHVTQAEIPSANRAGTLSLQSLCFRLLFAITGPLVGRYADACGVRKTFQLLLIAFLLVLPPLVYLFLKNRHIDGSVG; from the coding sequence ATGCTTCCCATGACCTCACTCCGGCGCAATATCCCCCTGCTCTACGCGTTCTCCTTTCTCCAGATGACCCTCTTTCCCATGGCGGTCATCACCCTTTTCTGGAAGGACCACATCGGGCTGTCGCTGTCGCAGATCCTGCTCCTGCAAAGCATATTCGCCGTGGCGATGGTCGTGATGGAGTACCCGTCCGGGTACATCAGCGACAGGGTCGGCTACAGGACGGCCCTGACCTTTGCGTCGATTCTCGGGATACTGGGATGGGGAGTCTACACCGTAGCATCATCGTTTTGGGACGTCCTCATCGCGGAGATACTCCTCGGCATATCCACCTCCTTCATAAGCGGTACGGACAGCGCGCTCCTCTACGAATCTCTGAAGGGAACGGAGGAGGAACCTGCCTATGCGCGTTTCGAAGGTCGATCAACCGGGTTCGGTCAAACCGGCGAAGCGGCGGGGGCGTTGTTCGCCGGAGTTCTCTATGCCAAGTACCCCATCCTCCCCTTCTTACTCCAGGTGGGGGTCTGGATTCTGGCGTTGCTCCTCACGCGCGGGTTGACGGAACCGCAGCGTGAGCAGAGACACCACGGGGGACACCTGAAAGAGGCTCTTGCCTCTGCGCGATACGTCTTCATTGAGAATCGGCGCCTCCGCGTAACGATCCTCCTGAGTATCGTGCTGGGGCTCTCATCCTTCTACCCGGTCTGGTTGATCCAGCCGTACATGCGTGACGCCGGCGTCCCCATCGCCTCCTTCGGCCCGATCTGGGCGGGGGCCAATCTCACCGTCGCCATCTTCGCCGTCCTGAGCCATCGGGTGCGGGAACGCCTTAAGGAACCCGGCATGATTCTGCTTCTGGTGGTTCTGGTGTGGGGGGGATATCTGGGGTTGGGGTGGACGGCAGGGGTGTGGGGATTTCTCTTCTACTACCTTCTGACGGCGATGCGAGGGATGCGGGGGCCGTTCCTTCTTCACGTCACACAGGCCGAGATTCCGTCGGCAAACCGGGCGGGCACGCTCTCCCTTCAGTCCCTCTGTTTCCGGCTGCTTTTCGCGATCACCGGCCCATTGGTGGGGAGGTATGCCGACGCATGCGGGGTAAGAAAAACCTTCCAGCTACTCTTAATTGCCTTCCTCCTGGTCCTTCCCCCTTTGGTTTATCTCTTCCTGAAGAATCGGCACATTGATGGTTCCGTGGGTTGA